Below is a genomic region from Capricornis sumatraensis isolate serow.1 chromosome 17, serow.2, whole genome shotgun sequence.
tgtaaaatcaactatatagcaataaaaattaaaaaaaaaaaaaaaaaaagaggctgaaaTGAGTCAGCCCCAAAACCCAATAATGAGCTCAGTGCATGACAAAACCAGGTAGCATCAGGACAGGATCTGTAGGTGCCTCTGGGTGAGATTTATTTTCACCTCTACACTTTCAACATCTTCTGAGTATACAATCATACATTATATCCATCATGGGAAAgaattgttaaatatatatatataaagatatatatccTAAGTGACATGAAATAACCTCAGAATTTAACACAAGGAAGCCAAGACATTTCGCTGCAACAAAAATCTCACTGTAAGAAAACAAAGAGtaaatattctttccttcttctggTTATAGTTTATttgttcagaaagaaagaaaaagtcctgTAGATAGGTATTAAACACATAACACAAGCCGTGTATTgaaatgagaagactgaggctgcCTCCTGAATGGTCCAAGTGGGTAACCGTGAAGTATGGATGCCAAGCAACCAATTTTCTCTTTCACGTTACAAAtaaacatgagaaacactggctgcAGGATGAGACACGTCTTGACTTAAACTTAGCCATTTTACTAGAGCTTTCTAGTTCCACAtggatatcttttaaaaatataagccgGCCGGACAggaaagagaagactcttgaaatccACCCAAAACACATCTAGCCGTGGTTAGCTTACCTTGTTTGGCCCATCCGGATAAATCTCCATGACCAGGGTGAACAAAACCATCTATGTCTGTAGACAGCtctttataaatgttttccaaactgaaagcaagtcaaaagaaaaacaaaaaccccacaatCTTAAGTACCATTCTGAAAGTTTAGGACccaccagcacacacacaaattacgGCCTGCAAAGCCAGCCCTTGGGGCTGCCCGTCCTCCTTTCCGACAGGCACACCTGGGGAAGCCCTTTACCTCAGTCACTGCTAGCGTTTAGGGAAGAGAactttggaaaacccagcaaatTAGCCCAGGATTTACCACCACCCTCAGGTGATGGGTTTAAAGTTTATATCTTTAATAAGTTTATTACATTTACAAATGATACATGAAATCCTCCAAAGCAGGGGTTCTTGACCAGAGGTGATTTCTGCCCTCCGGGGTACTTCTGGAAATGTCTGAAGACACTTTTTATCATCACAAGTAGGGGGCAGTACTGCTGACCAGAGGTGCTGCTGAGCATCGTACAGGGCAGTCCCAGcctgcaccacaacaaagacccagccccaaatgtcagCAGTGCCGAGAATGAGAAATCCTGCTCCAAAGGTGAGTGGAGGTCCCACAGACAGGCGCACCTGTAACCTCCAAAGCACGCATCTGAAAGTAGTCACGACTGGAGACGCCAGTACAGCCTGCCTACCTGGGCGGGGGCGGCACGGGTCTCTGAACACTGAAGCAGAGCCCATGAGCTTGATTGGGTCCGTGATATGGATCCTGTCCCAAGATGACAACCTTCACCTGTGAACACCAGACGGTGAGGATCAAACAGTGCGAATGGACACCTGGCTGCTGCCAACTCACACAACGGGGCACTGAGGCAAGGGCAGCCCCAACCCGATCCCACTCAGGGTCCCGGAAGGGCGGAGGTGGGGCCTGGCCCTATGGCTCTGCATGACCAAGTTATCCTTCCCTCAGTCACCTCCTGCAACGTCCCTTCCCTTTTCCGACCTGGATATTTGAAACAATTGGGGATCAACTTTGCTTCCATcccctttgtttttcaaattacaAAAGGAGTTACGCCCTTGTCACAGTATGACCATCCAGAAACATGCCAAGCAGTCACTTCTGTCCCATCTTGATCCAACTGTTTATAATCAGCCATATAATGAGGGTCACTGGACTCATCACTCTGAAGTTTTTGAGTTTCTCATGTCATACATTGTGAGTCTCCTTTAAGTCAATAGAGCTCAACCATTAACGGGCAGTCAGTTGGTTTCCCAATTTTTTCCCTTACAAAAGACAATGAGGTACACTTCCTACTCTATGTATCTTTACATACTGttgcttttttggccatgccatgtggcatgccgGATCTTATTaataattccctgaccagggatggaaactgtgccCTCTGTATTGGAAGTGAGGAGTACTAACCACTggatgccagggaagtcccattgttgcttttatttctatggaACAGATTCAGAAGAGTGGAGTTGCTGGTCAGAGGAtaagtgtatttaaaattttcagacaTATTCCAGATAGCTTTTCGACAGATTAAAAGAAATTCCCATCCTCCACCAGCTGCATTATGAAGGTGCCTGTTCCCCTGGACAGGTACACCAAGGAGATactgtgggtttgattccagatCTCCTCATTAAGTGAGTATGGCAAAAAAACAAGTCATGTAAATGTTCTGGTTCCCAAACTGTCGAACTGCATGAGGTCAAAAAAAAGCACAGATAGTATTAAACAGTACTTTAtggctaaaaaatgctaaccatcatttgaCAGTGAAAGCTTGCAACAaaacttcaatttgtaaaaactgCAGTTATCTGTGAAGTGAAATAAAACGAGGTCGGCCTGTGTCCTCTTAAGGGATGGCCCCAGAGGAGACTGAGGTCATTGTCAAGGTCAGTGTTAGCATACTACTAGGACTTTTTGATGGATGCCCACCCACCTCTCTTCATACCGGCACTCCTGTCCTGTTCCTTAACATCTTCCTCCATAGCTGAAGTACACTGTATCCTTAAGAATCCAGACTGGACCCAGCCACTTTCATGGACCTCTCTGTCCCCCTGGTTGGTATCCACGTGGGCCCCAGCATATTCTTGAAGAAACCTATCCAGGAGCAAAGCTTTCCCCTTCTGGTCCTAGATAAGGGCCTAGGCGGAGCCAGGTAACATCCCTGCCCTCCATACGCTCATGGGCAAAGAAGCCCCCAGGCCATCTGATTCTCAGAAGTCTCATGCTCGTTACTTATTCTTTCTTTACAGTATTGCTCGCTGATATTCAAAACAGCACATACTTTGAACAAGGGGCAACCCAGCACTGAATTTAATAGGActtaagggttttttttaaactctataaACAAGGAGATAAGTTCAAAGTACTTgctctaaaatgaaaattaagacgTTTGCTAAGTTCTAGGAGTGGCAACCTTATCATGATGGCTTCCTCAACAATTTTGCTTCTCTTTGATTGAAGACACTTACTAAGTCATGGGATTCCCACCCTCAGCTTAtaaaatcagtaaggaaaaaggagaacaaaaaCTAGAACACCTCCAGTGCAAGCAGATACTGAAGGTTTAGAGGGAATCCACATCACAAAGGTGGTAGGGGACAGGCTTCCTTCCGGGAGGCGCCAGAGACGGCTCCAGCTGGTTTCCAGAAGACAAAAGTGAGGAGAGTCACCAACCGGTCCTGCTCCAAACCAGGAGAACgggaggtgggggtgaggctGGGAAGCAGCTGTGTGTTCTCCTGTGAGCTCGCCATGAACTATGCGAAGGCACCATCAAGCTTCTGAACAGGAGTCTGAGGCGACCAGAGCTCCCAGCGCTCAGCCATTGCACACAACAAACTAAAGCAAAGAGATGTCTTTAGCAGACGTGTTCAAGCCAGAAGTCAGCAATAAGGCAGTGCGGTCACACAGAAAGAACAGAGATACCAGTCAAGGTGGAGTTGCTGGGAACCAGCTGAAAGACACTTAACTgctttctgcctcagttttcccaccaccaCAATAATACCTCGCATGGGCATGGGGTCCATtccagaatgaaaaaaaagaaagaagtcacaGCACTTACACATATGCAcaaacttctctttttttgttgcaTAAATGGCACACACTAAGACAGCCTGCCAAACCTCACAATTTCAGTGTTCTTTCTACCTGATGAGCAGTGGTTTAACTCCACTGCCCCGAATTAAGAAATGCCATTTGAATCCCACTCCCGTTTCAGTAATTTTAGTAAAACTCAGCCACAACTTGTACTTACGTCTCTTATGTCACACATCTGGGTCCACGTGAAGACTTGATGAGGGGGAGGGTAAACAGggtaatgttttctttcttctgcaacAAATCCCATAAGCTGACGGGAAGATAAACTAGGTTTACAAACCACATTCTCACAGGAAAGCTAAGAATTCAGTAAGAAAGTTTCAGCTGGAAGAACTATTACCTAAACCTTTTCCAAGTCTTATACCCAAATTCTGCTGGGGAAATCCGAAACAGTCCCCGCACCCCACCGACCTTTCAATACCCTCCGGCTTTCTTTGGGCTGGGTCCAAGTTGATTGGCTCTGCCGCCGGCCCTGATTTCCCGCGCGGGTGCAAACCGCTAccccttttttatctttttttttaaacccagatTTTTAGTCTGTCGAGTTTGTGGTTTTACTTCGCCACTCTTTCCTTGAGAGCAGACTAAGTAACTGAAAGGGTTAGTAGAAGCTGTGATAGttatcacaacattgtagagcaaccACACtcctatttttcaaaaaaatttaaaacccagcacagtcaaaactaaataaaaacaaactttaaaatatcaaaatggtAGTgacattaaaaaagtttttttagttacttttagaaacttttaaaagaagCTATGATATCATCTCACagccttttaaaaactttaaactgCAGATTGAAAACACCTTGACTGTATTTTACCTCCTGAGCATGAAAAGAACGTtgaaggagggaaaggaggaaCCAAGAAAGCAATCTCGTACAACCGTGGGCTTGGCCCGCTCTATGCACAAGATGCCCGCAGCCTCCAAGTTTACCTTTATGAAGTATGGCTTCCCGAACTCCCCGCTGAGGTGCTTCTTCCAACTCTCACCAAAACCCACTGGCACGTTACGCGCCGCGAGTCTGAGCAGCGCGGCCGCCTTGTTCCTCTGGATGCGGATCAACTGCTCCGGGCTCAGCGGCGACGAGGGCGGCGTGCCGGGCTcctccggcccggcccggggctTCTTGGCGGGGCTGGCCTGCAGGTAGTCCCCGCAGAGgcggctcagcagctgcagcgggCCTCTCCCGGGCACGCACAGCTTCCGCCCCCATCCCAACGGCCCCGGGCAGAGGACCCCCATTCGTGGGGGTTTTTAGGCCCGGGGACCCTGGGCTGATCCCGGTCAGGCACTAGCAGGCCGCGGCCCCCATTTTCGAGTTCGGTACCACAACAACGCGGGAGCAGAAGGGTTTGTGAGGAAGACTCGCGGCGCCTCGCGAGGGGTTGGCTGCGAATGGGGCTCGGGACGCCGACGCCCCGCCCCCTCGGGCCCCGCCACTAGCGTCCCCACGCTGTCTTTTCGCGGCAAAAACCTTCCCCGCCGGGGcccaccccttccctcctctgATTGGAGGGCGGGCCGGCCCCCTCGCCTCTGATTGGCGGCGTGGGCCCTGAGGCTCGCCCCCATTGGCTGGCCCCTCAGCATGGCCGCCGATGGGGCGCTAAGGCGGCTGTTTTGAACACGTGGAGGCGGCCCCCGTTCACCCAGTCAGCTGCACATTCCCGCAACCCCCTCGGCCCGGGTCCCTCTCGCGCGGTCCGCCGCCCTCCTCACCCCCCTCACCCTCTTCGGCCTCCCTGAACCCTGGCCCCACGAGAGGTCCCCCCACCCCTAACCGCTTCTCACCGCCACATCCCCGCTCTGCGCTACGGCCGCCACGCCGGTCCCCGGGTCGGCCGGCTCGGGGCTGCAGGCACTTCGCTTCCTGGCGGGGttaggggagaaaaaggagtaGAGCGTCTTCTGGCCGATCATCCCGAAGCCGAGGAAGAAGCCAACGCGCGCCGCCCGGGGTCCCGCGAGTTTGGCGCCAGCCGCGGTGGTCAACAGTTGGCGCCAAGCCGCCCGCGCATGCTCCAAATGGGATTCTGGGCGGGGGGCGGTGGAGGCCCCAGCGCGCATGTGCGGGAGGGGCTGAGACGCGAGAACCCTGGGGCCTAGTGGGGTTTCGAATTGTCTTTGGAAAAGGGCGGAGTTCCTTAGGTCGGTTCGCTCAGCTATTTGACTCTTTTATTCATTATTCTCAGCCATCGtccctctgccctgggcaagtCCGTCCACCTTTCAGCCAGTAAAAAGAACTTAAAGTCCCGCCCCATAGGGTTGCTATGGGAGTGAAATTAGCAttcaaattaactatacttcaattttttattttaatggtttaaaaaaaaagtcacggAACATCCCGAGTTTGTCCCTCCTGTGGTCTTTACACCTTGCGGGCGCTGTCCCCCTGCCTGGAAAACTTTTAAGTCTCTACTCGACACCCGTCCTCTGAAGGGTCTTCCCCTGCCCCACTTTCTAGCCGGACACTATTTACAGCTTCATCCAAAACGATcttatttagggacttccctggcggtccagtggttaggtccCTGTGCTTCCGGTGCAGGgcgtacaggttcgatccctcatcagggaaatAGGATTCCACATGGTGCACGCCCCCCGCCAAGTGATCTTATTCTTTCCTTGCTTATTTCTGTCTTCAGccgttttaaattatttttaaaaataataacataaaagccactttgaaaaacagtttggcaattttGTATAAAGTAACACATACACTCGtctgtccttaggatttcccagctaagaatactgcaaagggttaccatttccttctcccaggggatcttccccacccaggaatcgaacccgcgttttttatgtctcctacattggcagggggattctttaccatctagcgccacctgggaagcccatttaacaCATAAACTTAACATGTGCCCCTGCAATTCCATTCCTAACTATTTATCTGAGTGAAATTAGAATCTATATTCACAGGAGAGCTTGTACATGAATAGATAGAGTGACCATATCTGGATtttccccaaactggaaacaacccaaatgcccctCAAGTGGCAAGTGGGTGAAGGAACTGTAGACAGAAAGTAATCAAAAACCAGCGATGATGAAAGCTGACGTTTGTTTGGAGAACAGAAGCATCGCCTCACACACCCTCTcattatttaatcctcatggcATGGGTTTTGTAGCTCATACTGTGCCTAGAAGGCAATTCAAGACCAGAGATGTTAAGGGATTTGTAGGAACCACACAGCTTCAGTGGAGGAGACAAGTGGAAGTTACAAGGGTCTGATTGCAGAATTCGTGCCCCTACCTACGACAGTATGCTGGTGGCCCAGCTCCCTGTCGGGACACCAAGTTAATCCCCAGGGACAGATGCCATCAACCAGCTGCTCCCAAACCACTGGTGATCCCGCACAGCTGCGAAACAAGTAACGACCCTGCACCACCGTGGTGCTTGCAACGCGCCCGGAGGGCCAACAGATGGCGCCCAAAGACCGCCCACGGCTTTGTTTTGCAAATttgcctggattttctccagaGCGCCGCTGCAATCGACCCGGAAGCAGTTCTGTGGTGGGGGCGGGTAAATGTTTTCTCTTCCCCGCTAGCCCTTTCTAGAGTGTCTACAGGAATCGGAGTTTAGCGGGTGCTGAGATTTTAAAGAGAACCCTCGGTACCACCACCCCACGCACGTATTACAGTTATTATTTTCTATCAGAATTCGGCGTGCTTATGACCACGTTTAACCGTTGTTAAACATTTAGATTCTGAATCATGTCCATTTAAAGATCTCAATACTTAATCTGTTAATACTTGTGTGGGAGGGCCCGTCAGTTATCCACTCCCGTCCTTTGCAGGgtggcagagggagagagagacatgcTTTTCTGGGTGAATTTGGGCAACCCCCACCTCTCACCGTGTCACTTTCCCAGGTATAAAGTGAGGGATTGGATAGTAGTTTCCAGGTTTGCCAATGGCATACGTATTCCTCGAGGGCGGGGAGAGGGgagttatttcttaaaaattgctCTTTTGAGGGGATGGGTGGCAGGCACGTGGGTTTTGCAAGCTAGGCAGCTGATTCTGATACCAACCCGGGTGTGGGAGACACCTGACCAGATCACCTCTAAGGGATCCTTCCAGCCTTAACCTCCTCTTACTTCCTTTATAGGACTTGgtgttaaacttttaaaatggaaCGGTAAAAACAGGAGGAATGCCCCTGTGGGACCACTTTTCAGAGTAGATTTTGGTGTTTGGGACAGACCCTGGGCAATCTCTCTTGGCCTG
It encodes:
- the UNG gene encoding uracil-DNA glycosylase, giving the protein MIGQKTLYSFFSPNPARKRSACSPEPADPGTGVAAVAQSGDVAASPAKKPRAGPEEPGTPPSSPLSPEQLIRIQRNKAAALLRLAARNVPVGFGESWKKHLSGEFGKPYFIKLMGFVAEERKHYPVYPPPHQVFTWTQMCDIRDVKVVILGQDPYHGPNQAHGLCFSVQRPVPPPPSLENIYKELSTDIDGFVHPGHGDLSGWAKQGVLLLNAVLTVRAHQANSHRERGWEQFTDAVVSWLSQNTHGLVFLLWGSYAQKKGSAIDRKRHHVLQTAHPSPLSVYRGFFGCRHFSKTNELLQKSGKEPINWKDL